The sequence below is a genomic window from Anaerobacillus alkaliphilus.
AAAGCCCAAACTATCGGAACAAGCATAAATATGGCGAAGAACAATAGTTTAGGGAGTAGAAACAGATAAGCTACTTTATGTTTCTTCATCTCTTTCCACGTATTTTTTAACTTTGAAGATGGTTTCTTTTTCGTCACAACGTTATGACTTGTCCCTACTTCCATCTTTCTAACTCCTTTCAAAAACCGATTGGTGTTTACTTATTTTTGTATAATTCAACAAACTTTTATCTGTTTCCTAGTAACATTTAAAAGTTAAATAGAAAAGGATGACTATTAGATGGGATATACCTATAACAATCAGGATTTTTATATCCACTGTCCTGTTTATATCCCTACTCTACTAGTCATCCATTCATTTTTTTCTATTATTTTAAAATTGACTCCACGACACGTCTTGCATCTGATAACGCTTGTTCAGCTGTTTTCTCACCGTTAAGAGCAAGTTGCAATTCTCTTTGAATTGCTTCATCAATACGAGCCCATTCTGGGTGACGTGGTAGCATGACCGCCTGCTCTGTAATTTCTTGAGCACGTGCCATTTCAGGATTATCTGCAAAAGGATCTAAATCAGCAGTAGAAATTCTTGCAGGGAACGTTCCATAATTTTGTGACATTACAAATTGCTCATCAGTACTTGAAATGTGCTTAACAAATTCTGCTGTCATACGTTTCTTGTTATCGTCCTGTTGAGCGAACATTACCCAACCACCAACACCACCGATACTTACACTTTCACCTAACTTACCGCTTGGGTACTCAGCAACCATGAAGTTTGTCTTGAAGTTGTCTCCCTGTGCAGCTGCAATCGCCCAAGTTGCCCATGGTGTGACAGCAAGACTACGTCTTTCTGCATTTCCCCACTCTTGCCACGTTTGACCTACATCAGGACCACCCATTTCAAAAGGAGCAACATTATATTTTGTTTTTAAATCAACTAATTTTTGAAGACCACTGATTGCTTCAGGTGAGTCAAATGCATACTCAGTTAAATCTTCATTTAGAGGATAACCACCGTCCATTAGAAGGAATGGCCAAGCTTCATAGTAACCATCTAGAATATATGTAGAGAAACCATATACTCCGTCACCTGTGAGCGCTTCCATTTTTTTAACGAACTCATCATACGTCCATTTACCATTTGCAGGAGGTTCTACTCCCTTTTCTTCAAAAATATCTAAGTTAAGTAACATAACATGCACACTCATTGAATTCGGAACACCATAATGCTTGCCATTATATTCATACTCTGCTAAAGCATTTGGATAAAAATCTGCTAATTCTTCTGCTGTAAAAAATGGATCAATTGCTTCAATGACACCACTTTCAATATGGTTAATACTTACAGCACTACCACTAATGTCAACCGGTGCAATATCTGGCCAAGCTCGACCGGCAATCGCAACACTTAAACTATCTCCCATTTCAGCCCAAGGAGTTTGAACTATTTTAACTTTTACACCTGGATATAAATCTTCAAATTCTGCCGCTTTTGCTTCTAACCAATGATATTGGTTTTCTGCCGCATCTCTCCAACGTGGACCATCCCAAATCGTGATCTCACCTTTCCATTCCTTCCAAGCTTCACCGGTTTCAGTTGGTGGATCTGTTGGTTCTTTTGGCTCAGTGCTAGAATTCCCACTACTACATGCCACAGAAATTAGAACAGTAAAAACTAAGATGAGTGATAAAAATAAAAACTTTTTGCTTATCATAATTATTCCTCCCTTTTTTTATATAAACGTTATATTTATTAAATAGTTTCATAGAAGTCTAGCCAAATCTCTGTATGAAACTATAAAATAACAGCTTAAGATATTACTTTTAAAACGCTTTCATAAAACCGTCGACGAGTAAGATTAATATTTACAGGATTTGGCTGATGGACTCTATTTGTAAATAATACCATAATCAGTTCTTTTTCTGGTACAACCCATAAAGATGTTCCTGTAAATCCTGTATGACCAAATCCATTAATGCCGTTGAAATCAACGACCCACCCTAATCCTCGGCCTTCATTCTCTCCCATGACGTGCCTCTGGATAGAGTTCTTAGCCAATTCATATGATAGAAAGGTATCTTCATGTTTAAGAGAGATTAAGTAACTTTTAGCCAATTTGGCAACATCGATCACTGTTGAAAAAATCCCCGCATGACCAGAAACTCCACGAAACGCATAATGTGAGTTTCCGTCATGAACCTCTCCCCAGATGAGCTCTTCTCGCCAACCATGGTAGTGTAGATTTCTTACTTTCACTAATTCTTTCTCAAATTGGTTTCCGACCTCTGTCGGTACAATTCTATCTTTAAGACTAGCATCTGGGAGATAGCAGGTCGTGTTCAGCTGTAATGGAACAACTAGTTTTTCTTTTACTACCTCATTTAACTGTGCTTCCTCAATAAACTCGATGATCTTTCCAAGTAAAATGAAATTTAAATCACTGTACTCTATTTTTTCACCTGGATCAGGGAAGCTTTTCACCTTTAGAATAGGAGCTAAAAAGTCTTCAGCTTCAGGGACGGTATAAAATGGGTACCATGCCGGAAAACCAGAGGTGTGAGTTAGTAAATGATAAACAGTGATACAATTAGTTGAAACTGACTCTAGACTAGGGAAAAAAGTACTCACCTTCGTCTCTAATGAGAGCTTCTTTTCAGCTATTAATCTTAGGATAATCGTAGATGTGAATATTTTTGTAATTGATGCTACGTCAAAAATCATGTCCTTTTGCATCGAACGTTTCTGTGGATAAGCACTGGCGTACCCAAATGCCTCATGATATATAATTTTTCCCTTATGCTCCACGTAACCGACAGCACCCGGAAATTCACCTTCCTCAATTGCAGTTGAAATTAATAGATCAATAGCCTTCATCTGTTTCACCACCCACAACTCAGTATTTTTCTAC
It includes:
- a CDS encoding extracellular solute-binding protein, with protein sequence MISKKFLFLSLILVFTVLISVACSSGNSSTEPKEPTDPPTETGEAWKEWKGEITIWDGPRWRDAAENQYHWLEAKAAEFEDLYPGVKVKIVQTPWAEMGDSLSVAIAGRAWPDIAPVDISGSAVSINHIESGVIEAIDPFFTAEELADFYPNALAEYEYNGKHYGVPNSMSVHVMLLNLDIFEEKGVEPPANGKWTYDEFVKKMEALTGDGVYGFSTYILDGYYEAWPFLLMDGGYPLNEDLTEYAFDSPEAISGLQKLVDLKTKYNVAPFEMGGPDVGQTWQEWGNAERRSLAVTPWATWAIAAAQGDNFKTNFMVAEYPSGKLGESVSIGGVGGWVMFAQQDDNKKRMTAEFVKHISSTDEQFVMSQNYGTFPARISTADLDPFADNPEMARAQEITEQAVMLPRHPEWARIDEAIQRELQLALNGEKTAEQALSDARRVVESILK
- a CDS encoding serine hydrolase domain-containing protein, which encodes MKAIDLLISTAIEEGEFPGAVGYVEHKGKIIYHEAFGYASAYPQKRSMQKDMIFDVASITKIFTSTIILRLIAEKKLSLETKVSTFFPSLESVSTNCITVYHLLTHTSGFPAWYPFYTVPEAEDFLAPILKVKSFPDPGEKIEYSDLNFILLGKIIEFIEEAQLNEVVKEKLVVPLQLNTTCYLPDASLKDRIVPTEVGNQFEKELVKVRNLHYHGWREELIWGEVHDGNSHYAFRGVSGHAGIFSTVIDVAKLAKSYLISLKHEDTFLSYELAKNSIQRHVMGENEGRGLGWVVDFNGINGFGHTGFTGTSLWVVPEKELIMVLFTNRVHQPNPVNINLTRRRFYESVLKVIS